Below is a genomic region from Ziziphus jujuba cultivar Dongzao chromosome 7, ASM3175591v1.
GGACCGTGGCCAGTGCATGGAAAGTATTTTGGGTATGCGAAAAATCCGGGAGTGTCTCAAGGACTTCAATGGCAGAGAGAGCTGCATCAGCAGAGGGAGCCGATCGGAGCGCGTGAGTGACGACGAAAGTGTCGAGAAGACGATCGTtcaagagaggggaaagagaggTGGGAGGGTTGGAACGGAGCGCAAGACGAATTGAATCGATGAGTTTTGCTCGATAGAGGTAGTGAGAGACCTTGTTGGGAAATGGGTCGCGGGCATAATAGCGAGTTTGGTGATTAAGGCCGGTGGTGATGGTTGTCTGGTTTATTCTACGAAGGAGTCGCTTAAATTGCATTATTACCACCATTTACTGTGCACTGATAGTAAGGGCCATGATATCTTGGTATGGAATTTGGCAGTCGCACACATTCAGCATATCAAACCCCTGGTGTGTGCATAACAACAATAACGAACCAACCACACAGCTTCTTATAGCATCGAAGTCAAACAACGTTTAGCATGGGTTTGGACATTAAACAGGACTTGTCCAAAACCAAAAGCGGAATGGGGTAATCCGTGTGTGTGAAGCAGCGCACGGTTGGCCGGTGCACCTTCTTTCTTTTGTATCATGCATATGTAAATCGTAAAGGCCACTTCCAACCTGATTATCATCTTATATTAACATTTTGGAATTTGATACTATATGCGAGCTTTCTGATGATTTATCGATATATTTAGGATTACGTGAGCGATAAACGGTAATAAAagttgttatttatgatttgaaaaatcactaaaaaaaaataataatatatatgatcatCAATTCTAATTGTGATAttagataatataataattacaaaattgtaTACATACCAAacataaatagtttttttttttttttatcactaagGAATGGTAAAGTTTCATTGGGAAAATTTTATAACATCCAAAGTTTATAACATTTTTCATCcctaattttggaaagaaacttaaaattttataattttttttttaaaagagaaatattctttttcaaataaattagtaaaagtattaaaaaatacaaatataatttttcaaaaaaataaaaatattaaactctacatattataaagattccgaatgaaataaataaacataaagacctataagaaaaatgatcaagtaatttttataatatatcaatgtaaaattaatttattatggtaaattttcatttaaattttttttgctttcgccataattatatttataaattttaaatataaaattagctaaaaaaattgataaataaattttaaatatgaactATGAAAAGCATAaatctaattataattaaaataaaattaaaaagatgttaatgaattttttttttttttaaaaaaggtgaAATATCTCAAATATTATTGGGCTAGACTAGAGTCGGTAGCCCAACTTGAGAAATACCAGACCAGCCCAATTaatcctccaaaaaaaaaacacttaattTCGGAAAAAGACCGTACGATCCCAGCCAATCAAGATGtgtgtattatatataaactctTCTTTTGAAAACTGCGATAGACGGAAAAACAGAGTTTACAAGGTGTACCACCGGCACTGAGGTATTTGTACAGTGGGTACTTATCATTACAATATCATTGTATACACGATTCCTTCCAAACAGCTATAATGTTTATGTAAATGTGCTATAGTATAGCGACGTAGGCAGTTTATAAAGACATTACTTTGATTCACACGAAATGAGAATTTtcatttcttgtttttattttatgatgtattattattattgttgttgttattattatattattattattattttttttttttttatggattttagtTCTATGCAACTAATATTATGGGTCTATGGCGCTGATAATGATTTCCCCTGGAGCAGCAAAGACTGGTAATATCACTAGGGAAAGCTTCCGGTCAGTCGAATATGTTCGAGGGTTCTCTTTAAACCATACTTGAGCATTGCTTGGTTACCTAATCTGAACCCTTCTCCGTAAGCCGAGGATGTATCCGACTCAATCTGGTGCTTGAAGAATTCACCCAGTTTCTTCTCAAAGTCGGACCGTTTACCTTTCTTCGATGATGTTGAAGTGGATGAGGATGGGGATGAGGAGGAAGATGAGGATGACGATGAGGCAATATCATTTCCAGACCCAGAATATATCTCAGAATCCAACCACATATGCGCCAAGACTTGGCATATACCTTCTTCAACCTCGGGGCTAAGATTGGTATAACCTGTCAAAcacaaaattattgtttataaaCTAGAAAATGTTcgaaaaatgttatatatatatatatatatatatatatatataatatatcagaGGACAAAGGGAAAAAACACCTTTAAGCCTGAGCCATGCATGCATCATCTCGTGAGCCAGAATCGATCCTGTCAATAACCTGTGCTCATAGAAGTTTTAGACCATAACATCCAAATAACTTAATGAGGAAGCATGATTTCTGAGCATGCAAGATGGTAAAACAATACCTAGGAAGCCCATACAAAACAAGAATTGCTGTCACTTCACATTTACGGATCAGCCTATAAGGCTCTGTAATCATGTCAATAATGCGGTAACCTGCCCCAATCCTTGGCCTCCTTAAAATCTGTTAGCAAAGTAAATAATATGAACACAGCCTTTAGCATATAAACAGACAGCTTTAACGCAAaaattttgggaaaaaattCTTACAGTGGTAACAGTCTGTTCTTCTGACAAGCAAAGTCCTCTTGTTTCAGGCATATGATGATGACCCTGCCCACAATGGAtgaaaagcaatttaataaCATTCGGTCAACAAAAATGAAACGAAATGAACGCACACTCAACATGATAAAGCTACAATGCAATGGCACTTGCATTCTTTTCTCCCTCCATGGCCTCATTCAAAGCTTGTCTCTCGACCAAGAGCATTGGAATTTGCTGCTCCACTTTCATATTTAAACcttcataaaattcttgtatTTCAAGGTAAAGTGGTTGGCATTCATGAGTGTCCATGATCGCAGAGTCCAAACACTCAAGACATAGCTTCCGCCCATCATCAAGTAATAAATACCTTGTGTCCCTTGGCTGCATGGATTGGAAGGCAATTATTACGACTAAAAAACTGAGATCCACATAATTTATTTGAAAGCTATCTAAGAATATCATGATAgtggttagagagagagagagagagagagagagaacaaaaaaataaaaaaaatgtacaatACTTTTGTTCTTCACATCTACAACACCTAGGGACCATGGTAACTCACCTCCATTCTTTCACAGCTACAACACCTAGGAGTTCCATCACGCTCATGGGAGGGACAATACTTTTGCATCCAAAAAGGATGTGCTCTGTACTCAATCAGCCCTGCTGAATTCGTTGGAATCtggaaaaaagaacaaacaaacaagACAGAGAATAGTTACAGGTACAGAGAGGAAAATCGAGAGAAGGAATACCTCattctttataaataaatactagGAAGTGAAGAAGCTGCCAATATTTATTTAGTTCAGCAACAACTTTTTCTTTAGGATATCTGAATCCAAGTAGTAAAAGGTTCCCACCACCCAATTATCTTAACCCCCACGAACTACCCTTTCTTTCAGGAAATTGAGGAATTTACCACGAGATCTTAGGGAATAAAAaaccgaaaccaaaaaaatGTATAACTAAAGAACTAAACAGACAAGAAACTTACAAAACTGCTGCAAACATCACATCTTGGGTGATGTTGCTCCTTATAGCAGGATTTGTGGTAAGGATGATTGCCAGACATAGAAAACTGTCACAGGAAGGAGATGTTAAATAGATCCAAGAATACAATTTACATGACAATTACAAACCCAACCCATCAAGATCGAGGATAATTTTCCAATGATTTAAAGTCAAATAGCAGACAATATACAAATGGATTTGGACCTCGTAATCAGTAATTGGTTTGTTGCAGGCATGACAGCGAAAACAGTCTGGATGCCAGACGGCACCCATGCAACTCAAATATCGTCCATGGCCAATCGGATCATTGCAGCCAGCACAGACCCTGCAAACAATTTTTTACAACCACACCATTaggttttatttgatttctattttcaaCTGGTACTATCATATGTAAATCTCCTGCATGTAAATTCACCACCATATTACATATGAAACACCTCCAAATCCTTCAGGATCATAATGGACATATACACTATACTTATCTCATTGGTCAGCAAAGAGATGCAGgcttaaaatattgacaaaagcaTCTCCGGACTAATGGCCTTTTAAACTGGTAATCAGATGCTAATTCTAGTATCAATTTCCAAGCCCACATTTTATCCAAATAAAGAAGAATCCAAGTAAGCAGTTGGCTATCACGAAGATGCAAGTTGCGGACTTTCTTGAAAACCAAATtcatatcaataaaatttatatttaaagtttCTATTTTCCGTTAAGGACACTTGATGCAAGATCTCCATGTCTCAATTCCATGAAATTCATCTTTCAGCTTTGATATCCAAGAAACCTTTAAAGAATAACCATCAAATCCATTATACATTTCAAATCTAATAATGCACATTGTACATTATTGCATCAAATCCATCAAATCCAGATAACTATAGAAGCTCACTCACTTAACTCCTGAAATCTCACAAGAACCTATTCACAAATGACCACATTTACCTGTACCCAGATGGTTGGAAGAAAGGAGGCGGTTGAAATATATTGCCATGATCATATCGAGGAGGAGAATCCACGTTCAAACTTTCTTGAAGAGCCTTGGCAAGCTGTTCATCCTCTTCCTCCAATTGAAGTTTGGAAAGTtgttcatcatcttcctctGGTTGAACTTTGGCAAGTTGTTCACTATCCTCTTGATCAACTTTAGCAAGTTGTTCATCATCTTCTGATTCAGACTCAGATTCGTGAtctaaataataaagaaaaaagttaaagagTATATCAAACTTTATTTCTACAGCATGTAACTCCTAGAATATTGATAATGACATCTGAAAATTTAATGACAATGCACCTATTTCATATAAAGATATAAACTAAGCTTTATAAGAGGTGTCAATGTCAGTTAAAACTTGCAAGAagtcatttctttttcttattaagtTACCAGCAACCTGAAATAAAGCAATACTAAAGGAAAAACAgttaatctttatttttatttttccgttTTGGTGCAAAGTAGAATCGTAGAGGAAATTGCTGAATTCATTGAGTCTCCCCAGTATGTTATTTTGAAGAATCCCAAAATTGAGTCATCAGACAAATTATAATTCATGAGAACCTTCTTGGATGATAGGCTAAAATTTGGAACAAATGTTACCAAATTGCTTATAGCAATGCAACTTACCAATtggttttttccctttttgatcTACCTCTGAAAGGGAAAGTGCAATAGCATAATCAATATCTTCGTCGCCAAAAGCTGACAATTCATCCTGCACACCAGTTTAccaataacataaaattaacaaaGTATACAATTCAAGATATAGCAAACTCAGTAAGTGAATAATAGGATCTCAGAGAACCAACACTTGTTCaatatttaacttttgataacTGATAAGTAACTAGAATTACTCCATTTAGCTAGCTAAACCCAACAAACAAAGATAAGCAATAGCAAGAAGAGAATTGTAAATAGATAGAAGAGAAAGTACCCCTGAATTATGAGGCTCATTCCGTACTCCATCTTCATATCTTCCATGATATCGCCCTTCAGAGAATTTATGGCTAGAACCTTTAAAAATCTTGGTCAGCCAACCCATAATGTGAAATGTCTGCCTCTAGGTTGACAAACTTTTTCCTGCACCCAAGTAACTTATTTAGGCAAGAGAAATATAATGTTAAAAGTAAATGATTCAGGTGCTTCAGATCATCTTGTATGTCCAATACATTGAACCTTGACCACTCCAAAAAGTAGTTAAATTCTAATACACGGTAAAACTTTTAGAGTATGTAAAACGGTAAAGTACACTAATCAAGAACAAGTCAGGGAAGGAAAAATATGGCAAGTAACATCAGTATCTACACCACTATCTAGCTACAGAGAACAAAGAGTTGGCAATAACTGTCAGTTTACTATCACAATAATAACCAACAGAACTTAAGAAGAAAACATGGTAAAGcaataatggaaaataaaacataCCAACACTTGCCTCAATTCAATAGGTATTTACAAACTGAAACACCTTACCAGTTTTGAGGCTGCAGTCCTATAAAAATCCCATGGAAATGAGGGAGACAAAtaatgaaagaagaaaaatgaaaaagtttaaaaattggaAGGGAAGTGCATCATGGCCTAATAATATTCATTCTCAGAAAGCCAATTTCAGCTTAAAGGAGAGAGCAGAAAAGACTCTCTAATATACTTAGAACATACTAAAATTA
It encodes:
- the LOC107424849 gene encoding protein DA1-related 1-like — encoded protein: MGWLTKIFKGSSHKFSEGRYHGRYEDGVRNEPHNSGDELSAFGDEDIDYAIALSLSEVDQKGKKPIDHESESESEDDEQLAKVDQEDSEQLAKVQPEEDDEQLSKLQLEEEDEQLAKALQESLNVDSPPRYDHGNIFQPPPFFQPSGYRVCAGCNDPIGHGRYLSCMGAVWHPDCFRCHACNKPITDYEFSMSGNHPYHKSCYKEQHHPRCDVCSSFIPTNSAGLIEYRAHPFWMQKYCPSHERDGTPRCCSCERMEPRDTRYLLLDDGRKLCLECLDSAIMDTHECQPLYLEIQEFYEGLNMKVEQQIPMLLVERQALNEAMEGEKNGHHHMPETRGLCLSEEQTVTTILRRPRIGAGYRIIDMITEPYRLIRKCEVTAILVLYGLPRLLTGSILAHEMMHAWLRLKGYTNLSPEVEEGICQVLAHMWLDSEIYSGSGNDIASSSSSSSSSSPSSSTSTSSKKGKRSDFEKKLGEFFKHQIESDTSSAYGEGFRLGNQAMLKYGLKRTLEHIRLTGSFP